atgtgAATTATACTCTCCTTCTTTGTCTGCGGTGGAAATTGGCATTAGCATTTCCTAGAACGAAGGACAATTTGTCCCCAAGGCTTGGGTTGCCAAGCTCAACAGTGGAAGGGGCTCctatgcctaataataataataataataataataataataataataattcgccgatacatcgcacagtcctagacacttgggaaatgtccgacgtgtgatccaatacaacaaccagcatagtgattttgtttgctgtgtactcatcttgttatgtttctaataataataataataataataataataataataataatagaaaaatcgacgacagatcccaagtgcagactctgcaaggaagcagatgaaacaatagatcgcatcctcagctgctgcaggaagatcgtggacagactacaagcagaggcacaacaccgttgctcagatgtgAAGTATAGTCTCCTTCTTTGTCTGCGGTGGAAATTGGCAGCCGGAGATAGATAGGGTTTCCTAGAACAAAGGACAATTTGTCCCGAAGGCTTGGGTTGCCAAGCTCAACAGTGGAAGGGGCTGCAATgcctaataaatagtaataataataataataataataataataataataataatttgccgatacgtcacacagtcctagacacttggaattgtccgatgtgtgatccaatacaacaaccagcatagtgatcttgtttgctgtgcactcatcttgttatgtttctaataataataataataataataataatagaaaagtcgacgacagatcccaagtgcagactctgcaagaaagaagatgaaacaatagatcccatcacacagtcatagacacttgggaaatgtctgatgtgtgatccaatacaacaaccagcatagtgaccttgtctgctgtgtactcatcttgttgtgtttctaataataataataataataataataataataataataatagaatagtcgacgacagatcccaagtgcagactctgcaaggaagcagatgaaacaacagatcacatTCTCAACTGCTGCAGGAAGATcgtggacagactacaagcagaggcacaacaccgttttGCATGCAATTTGCATGCAATTGCAAATGAGTTCAAACGCCCCAAAGAAGTTTGCActcaggctggatccacactgccctataattcagtttctgaattccACACATCTATAATAATATGGCTCATTGGGTTAAGGGGGATACCCACCCGGGGGGTTAACTCAGCCCCAGGCAGCCTTTGAGCTCGTGGAGGGAGATGAGCTTGTTCTCGTTCAAGTCGCAGTAGTCCAGGAACTTGCGGACGCAGCGCTTGGGCCGGGTGTTCTTCTTCATGTACAGCTTGAGGGGCCGCAGCTCTCGCTCGCTGATGCTGTTGCTGAAGTCCTTGTCCAGGCGCACAAACTGCCAGCGCACCGCACGTTCCTCCAGGCTGGGGCCCACCAAGCCCTCCGAAAGCCTACGGACGAGAAGCAGGACCAATTACTACCATACTTGGGCTATCTGTTCCTGACTTTAGTCCGAACTTTACAAGTGTCATCCAGGCTATGGCCCAGCAAGCCCTCCAAAGGCCTACGGACGAGAAGCAGGACCAATTGCTATCATGCTTGGGCTATCCGTTCCTGACTTTAGTCCGAACTCTACAAGTGTCATCCAGGCTATGGCCCAGCCAGCCCTCCGAAAGCCTACAGAAAAGAAGCAGGACCAATTCCTATCATGCTTGGGCTATCCATTCCTGGTTTTAGTCCGAACTCTACAAGTGTCATCCAGGCTGGGGCCCACCAAGCCCTCCGAAAGCCTACAGATGAGAAGTGGAACCAATTCCTATCATACTTGGGCTATCCGTTcctggttttagtccaaactttgcaAATATTATCCATGCTGGGACCCACTAAGGCTCTGAAAGCCTACGGACAAGAAGCAGGACCAATTCCTATCATGCTTGGTCTATCCGTTCCCGGTTTTAGTCCCAACTTTGCAAATATTATCCATGCCGGGGCCCACCAAGCCCTCAGAAAGCCTACGGACAAGAAGCAGGACCAATTCCTATCATGCTTGGGTTATCCGTTCccagttttagtccaaactttgcaAATATTATCCAGGTTGGGGCCCACCAAGCCCTCTGAAAGCATATGGCCAAGAAGCAAGACCAATTATTATCATGCTTGGGCTATCCAAATTCCTATCATGCTTGGGCTATCCGTTCCCGGTTATAGTCCAAACTTTGCAAATATTTTCCATGCCGTGGCCCACCAAGCTCTCCAAAAGCCTACAAATGAGAAGTGGGACCAATTCCTATCATACTTGGGCTATCCGTTCCTGATTTTAGTCCAGACTTTGCAAATATTATCCATGCTGGGGCCCACCAAGCCCTCCAAAAGCCTACAGACGAGAAATGGGAccattgagctgcattatatggttctgTACTAAACAAATGATAGTCATTGTTTTCTTCGTAAACACCACCTTTACCTGCGGTACGGGACAGGCATCATCCGCGACTGTAACATATCCGTAGCCAAGGCTTTGATCAGGTTGGAGAGGAACTCTGCCTTCTTGGGACCAGGGCAACCTAGAAAGGTCAATAAAGTCATCTATTAGGACTGTAAACCTTTTAAACCAGTCATAATCCATAACTagagttgcatctacactgttgaattaacacagtttgatgctTCTTTGCCAGCTATGGAATTGTGGCAATTGTAGTTTGACGAGGCAGCAAAGAAGGcttgtaaaaactacaactcttaagatcccatagcattgagtcatagcaggcgaagtgatgtcaaactgcgttaaattcgatagtgtagatgcaccttgataTACTCAGTTTCATCTCCGGACCCACCTGGTAATGTTCGGTCCCGGTAAAGGGAACCCATTTCCGTGCTTTTGGCCGCTGCGTCTGATTCACAGTCTGGAGGGAAGTTTCTGAAAGtaaacagattattattattattattattattattattattattattattatgttgtcagggggttggactagatggcctttggggttccttccaactctgatgTTGGATTTGAGGTTTGGTTGGAAGCAGAATACTGACCGCGTGGAGGTCCCCGGAACGGGTCGCCCTGTGTCGGTCCGCACGCACCAGCAGTACCCGGTGGCCTGGTGGCATTGCACGGCCTTGTAGGTGCCGTCCCCCTCGCATTCGGGGATGAAGGTGCCCTCTTGCTGGTGCTGCCGGGCCTCGTCGATGGCTTCACGACGCTCCTGTTCGCAGGAGGGTGGGTAGTCTACAAGGGGGAGGGAGCAAAGGCGTAGTAGTCAAGCCCACCTTAAGCCTATAATGCCATTCAAAGCTGCATTGTGTCGACCCATATCGTTCCATTTTAATGCCATATAATGCCGTTCGAAACCGCATTATTTCGACCCATATCGTTCCGTTTtagtgccatataatgccatcCGAAACGGCACTATGCCGACCCATATTGTTCCATTTTAGTGCCAAATAATGCCATACGAAACGGCATGATTTCGACCCATATTGTTCCATTTTAGCGCCATATAATGCCATTCGAAACCGCATTATTTTGACCCATATCGTTCCATTTtagtgccatataatgccattcgAAACCGCATCATTTCGACCCATATCGTTCCATTTtagtgccatataatgccattcgAAACTGCATTATGTCGACCCATATCGTTCAGTTTACGTGCCATATAATGCCGttcgaaactgcattatttcgACATATATTGTTCCATTTTGGTGTCATATAATGCCGTTCGAAACTGCATTATGTCGAACCAGATCGTTCCATTTTAGTGCCATATAATGCCGTACGAAACTGCATTATGTCGACCTATATCGTTCCATTTtagtgccatataatgccattcgAAACTGCATTATGTCGAACCATATTGTTCCATTTtagtgccatataatgctgttcgaAACTGCATTATGTCGACCCATATTGTTCCATTTtagtgccatataatgctgttcgaAACTGCATTATGTCGACCCATATTGTTCCATTTTAGTGCCATATAATGTCATACGAAACGGCATTATTTCGACTCATATCGTTCCATTTTtgtgccatataatgctgttcgaaactgcattattttgacCCATATCGTTCAGTTTACGTGCCATATAATGCCATACGAAACTGCATTATTTCGACCCATATCGTTCCATTTTAGTGCCATATAATGCCACTCGAAACTGCATTATGTCGACCCAGATCTTTCCATTTtagtgccatataatgccataCGAAACGGCATTATTTCGACTCATATCATTCCATTTTtgtgccatataatgctgttcgaAACGGCATTATTTTGACCCAGATCGTTCAGTTTACGTGCCATATAATGCCGTTCGAAACTGCATCATTTCGACCCAGATCATTCCATTTTAGTGACATATAATGCTGTTGGAAACTACACTATGTCGACCCATATTGTTCCATTTTAGTGCCATAAAATGCCATCCAAAATGTCATTATGTCGACCCATATTGTTCAGTTTACGTGCCATATAGTGCCGTTCAAAATGCTTTTATGTGGACCCATAGTGTTCACTTTAAGTGCCGTATAATGACACTCAAAACGGCATTATGTCGACCCATATGGTTCAATTTAcgtgccatataatgctgttcgaAACAGCGAAAATAGGCCCTATCTagagctggatctatactgccatataaaatccagattatctgttttgaactggattatatggcagtgtagacatataatcaagtttgaagcagataatgtggattatctgatttgatttgaactggattatatggcagtgtagacataatCAAGTTcgaagtagataatgtggattatctgatttgatttgaactggattttatggcagtgtagacatataatcaagttcgaagtagataatgtggattatctgatttgatttgaactggattttatggcatgtAATCAAGTTcgaagcaaataatgtggattatctgatttgataatctggattatcaaatcagataagggaggctggatctgcactgccatatataacCCAGTttgtctgcttcaaactggattatacaaggCTGGATcaacattgccctatatcccaggatctgaacccagattatctcctattaactggattatatgagtccagttcgaagcagataatgtggattatccgatttgataatctggattatatggcagtatagaaaggtACGCTGGAcctgcactgccatatataacCCAGTttgtctgcttcaaactggattatacaggCTGGATCAACAttgccctatagcccaggatctgaatccaaattatctcctattaactggattatatgagtccacactgcaagataatctgggataagaagacagTCTGGGTAGTCTAGATCCAGCATCATATTATCCGGTTCGAAGCAGACaaactggattttatacggcagtgtagatgaaaggatttgcagcaattgaagccaGCTGAGCACAAAGGAGGAAGAGCGGAGAGGAACCGGGACATTctataaccaaaaaaaaaataggatGGGATGATAGAGGATTAATTAGGAAGGAAACGAGGGATCCTTGCAAACTCACCGTTCGGTTGCTTCACCGTTCGGTTGGGCTTGAAATCTGGGATGATGATGGGAATCAAGAACGGCAACGACGTCCCTTCTGGGTGGAGCAGAGAGACAAGCAGGCACAGGCACACATAGACACCAACAGACACAAACAATCGGGAACGGAGAGCAGACAAAGAGGACTAGCCACTCCAGTGACTTTGGGagggtcacatactctcagcccccaTAATAGAGTTGTTTCAGGATTGACACAAATTGGAAGGCAGGGGAAAAAAAACTACATTCCCAATGTTTACCTAAATCTCCACTAGGGGGCAGGCTTTCTATACAGAATGGGAAGGATATTAGCACAATGTAacattgatgggagttgtagtccccacATGGACACATTCTCCCTCTTTATACTGGGGGGGGGGTTTCCAATAACTtgggagctacaactcccataatccccccGCCTATGAATATAGGCggggggattatgggagttgtagtccccaagttattggattatgggtgttgtagtcctCCCAAAAGAGACCTTCTCCCTTCTTTATCCTGGGGGGCTGTCCAATAACTTGGGGACTACAACTCGCATAATCCCCCATCCCATATTCATAGGATGGTGTTTATGGAAGTTGTCATCCCCCAAAATGGACCTTCTCCCTCTATACTGTGGGAGGTCCAATATcttggggactacaactcccataatcccccagCCTATATTCATAGGATGgtgattatgggagttgtcatccCCCAAAATGGACATTCTCCCTCTATACTGTGGGAGGTCCTATAtcttgggaactacaactcccataacccCCCAGCCTATATTCATAGATTGGTTgaaaatgggatttgtagtccacaaATGGACACATCCCCCTCTTTATTCTGGGGGGTTCCAATAACTTGGGGACTACAATGCCCATAATCCCCAgcctatgaatatatatatatacacacacacacacatataggctgGGGGGATTATGGGCATTGTAGTCCCCCAAAATGGACATCCCCCTCTCTTTATACTGGGAGAGGTCCAATACttgaggactacaactcccataatccccatcCTATATTCATAGGCTATGGGATTATAGATGTTGTAGTCCCCCCAAAATGGACATTTTCCCTCTCTTTATACTGGGAGAGGTCCAATACCCGAGGACTACACCTTCCATAATCCCATAATAGATGTTGTAGTCCCCCAAAATGGACATTTCCCCTCTCTTTATACTTGGAGACGTCCAATACCTGATGACTACCGAGGGAGGTCAAATACCGGGGGAGGTCAAATACCtggggactgcaactcccataatccccagcCTATATTCATAGCCTAAGGATTATAGATGTTGTAGTCCCCCAAAATGGGCATTTTCCCTCTATTTATATTGGGGAGGTCAAATAcctgggaactacaactcctataatcctCAGCCTATATTCATAGCCTGAGGattatgggtgttgtagtcccCCCAAATGGACATTTTCCCTCTCTTTATACTGGGAGAGGTCCGATACctgaggactacaactcccataatccccatcCTATATTCATAGGCTGTGGGATTATAGATGTTGTAGTCCCCTCAAATGGACATTTTCCCGCTATACTGGGAGAGGTCCCATACccgaggactacaactcccataacgcTCAGCCTATATTCATAGGCTGGGGATTATGGGCATTGTAGTCCCGATGTTGTAGTCCCCCCAAATGGACTTTCCCCCTCTCTTTATATTGGGGAGATCAAATACctggggactacaactcccataatccccatcCTATATTCATAGGCTGTGGGATTATAGATGTTGTAGTCCCCCAAAATGGacattttccttctctttatATTGGGGAGGTCAAATACCtggggactacagctcccataatcctcAGCCTATATTCATAGCCTGAGAattatgggtgttgtagtcccCCCAAATGGACATTCCCCCTGTCTTTATACTGGGAGAGGTCCAATACctgaggactacaactcccataatccccagtCTATATTCATAGGCTGAGGGATTATGGGCATTGTAGTCCCCCCAAATGGACATTTTCCCTCTCTATATTGGGAAGGTCAAATACctggggactacaactcccataacccTCAGCCTATATTCATAGCCTGAAGATTATGGGTGTCGTAGTCCCCACAAATGGACATTTCCCCACTTTTTATACCTGGGGAGGTCAAGTACCTGGGGACTACAACTACCATAATCCTTAGTctgaggattatgggagttgtagtcacaaaAATGGAATATTCTTCCAAAAAGGTGCCACGATGATGCTCGTAGGGCTGTGCAAAGTGAAGGTGGAGATGGGGAAAACAGGACAAGACAAGGGGGACTTACCTTCCTGCTTGTGGGGCAGGGGGCTTGGGGCGGTGGGCCGGGGCCGGACGCCTTCCTCTGCGTTCAGGGAGGAAAAGAGGTCGAAGGCAACTATTACAGAGGGTTCAGTGTCATCTACTCTGTCCCCAAAGAGCGAGGAGATCAGAGCGTGACAGCAAGGGAGGGCAAAGCGGGGTGGGCTCTGGGACTACCAGTGGGGACCCCAAAGGgtaaactcaataataataataataataataataataataataatacccgatacacccacatttgaatactggtggggttgattttgtcatttgggagttgtagttgctgggatttatagttcacctacaatcaaagagcattctgaaccccaccaacgatggaattgaatcaaacttggcacacaagactcccacaaccaacagaaaatgctggaacggtttgaccttgagtttgggagttgtagttcacctacatctagagagaactgtggactcaaacaatgatagatctggactaaacttagcatgaatactcaatactcccaaaggtgaacactggcggagtttggggaaaatagaccttgatatttggaagttgtagttgctgggatttatagttcacctacaatcaaagagcattctgaaccccaccgatgatggaattaaaccaaacttggcacacagagctcccatgatgaacagaaaacactagaagggtttggtgggcattgaccttgagtttgggagttgtagttcacctacatccagagagcactatggactcaagcaatgataaatTTGGActaaacttagcatgaatactcaatatgcccaaaggtgaacactggcggaatttggggaaaatagaccttgatatttggaagttgtaattgctgggatttatagttcacctaaaatcaaaaagcattctgaaccctaccaatgatagaattgggccaaacttcccatacagaatccccatgaccaacagaaaatactgttttttctgatggtctttggtgaccctctgacaccccctcacgacccccaggttgagaaacgctgatctacatTGACATACAATGGCATTTTAAACTGCCTTATATgctcagtgtaataataataataataataataataataataataacaacaacaataataataatgtattgtcgaaggctttcatggctggaatcactagattcttgtgggttttttcgggctatagggccatgttctagaggcatttctcctgacgtttcgcctgcatctatggcaagcatcctcagaggtgtgaggtctgttggaattaggaaaatgggtttatatatctgtggaaagcaacaaagtctaaaattataacagctaaacaacagagaggaaaaaaccaggcacagattaacacctcccagcaacagattttcccaggctcaggcaggccttcaaatgctaatgaaggtgatcagctaaacattcacacctaactgcagcagggaagagccccttgccccaccccagccattccacagatatataaacccattgtcctaattccaacagacctcactacctctgaggatgcttgccatagatgcaggcgaaacgtcaggagaaatgcctctagaacatggctctatagcccgaaaaaacccacaagaacctaataataataataataataataataataataatacagccagcagagcgtctgctgtggacacatcttgttgtgtttccaataataataataataataataataataataataataataataataataataataatgcaacagccagcagagtgtctgctgtggagtcatcttgtgttaataataataataataataataataataataa
The sequence above is a segment of the Anolis sagrei isolate rAnoSag1 chromosome Y, rAnoSag1.mat, whole genome shotgun sequence genome. Coding sequences within it:
- the LOC137094778 gene encoding SPARC-related modular calcium-binding protein 1-like encodes the protein MASLLWLLLVVPKLAAPLRWDTSPFIISESDRGESACPLECPHERGRPICGSDGKLYKSPCLFQRARCREPSLEALPRFRCGVAAHREPNSANLTRCQEDRMAALSQSRRQAHGTYVPECDEGGSFQQVQCHKQTGYCWCSTPEGKPISGTSVLNGTPNCTGSYTVRTSWQDPNSSRREEGVRPRPTAPSPLPHKQEEGTSLPFLIPIIIPDFKPNRTVKQPNDYPPSCEQERREAIDEARQHQQEGTFIPECEGDGTYKAVQCHQATGYCWCVRTDTGRPVPGTSTRNFPPDCESDAAAKSTEMGSLYRDRTLPGCPGPKKAEFLSNLIKALATDMLQSRMMPVPYRRLSEGLVGPSLEERAVRWQFVRLDKDFSNSISERELRPLKLYMKKNTRPKRCVRKFLDYCDLNENKLISLHELKGCLGLS